The genomic DNA tttttaaaagtgcCCCTTTCTTCTTAATGACACCTGGCATGTTCTTTGTCTTGCAGTTTCAGTTTGTAAATTCTTATCTCAGCCTTTTTTACATTGGATTCTACCTCAAAGACATGGAGCGGCTGAAAGAGGTAAGAGGCGTCTCCGTCGCagctctgatgtttctctgtctcacATCAGCTTCAGTCGTTCATTTGGCACCATGTTCTCCTTCTGCTTACATGAACTGATTTCTGTAACCGCCCATCCTCACATCCACCcatttgtctgtctgtggaagATGCTGGTGGTGTTGTCCCTGTTAAAGAGTCTGCAGCGGCAGGTCCGGGTCAATCTGATGCCTTACCTCATCTTCAAGATCCGGATACTTTTGATCTCTGTTCCCTGGTACTTCAGGGCTTTACTCAGGACCAAAGTATGATCCCTGTACATGCGCTGTCTTGGACGAGAGGGTGAAGGTCCATTTCTGACCACCACCTCTGTGTCAATGTCGCATGCTCTGTGGTGAAGACGAACTACCAACCTGctttttgattgtatttgtctCGTGAGAGCCCTGAATCTTTAATGCTTTTGctgatgtctatgtattgtgttgccaAGATGTCTACGTGAATTAGCATGATAACCAGGAAGTCATGGCCCCGTCTCATAACACCACTCTGTACCACGAGAGGGGACAGACCCGTAGCCCCCATAGTTTCAGCTGGAAGGTATATGCCAGCTGTTCGAGTAatgcatgaaaaaaattaactaaaatgaataataaaatgtCAAGAGATGAAATAATCTTACTCATATTTTCCctattaaacagaaaaatacaacggTTCACCGGCTGCATTCAGTCACCAGACTAAGATGAGCTTGCCTCGTTAACTCAtcgtaaaacacacttcattcaaaccaAACATCAACTAAATGACATTGGCCAACACAGTCTAGGTTGGGTCAAAATAAATCCTTAATTCACCGATGTGAGATGAGAAAATATCGCTTCTCTACGTGCCGTTTTCACCCGCTACTGATGTCCGACTCGCCCCGGCCATGGATAGCTGGCAGAGAGCATCATCTGTCTGTTACTCTCATGTTTTTGGAGCCGCTTCAGATCCTGGTCATGTTCTCTTTGAAGGATTACATTACATCAAAACCcaattatttgtttgaaaatgtcatcACGTCGAATACAGTTATTGCGTCTTGGAAACTCCTCTTAGAGACACTTTGCGAAGATGCGGTGGAAAATCTGtcagaagaaaaatgtaaaaatgatcgAGCGTTTTGTATTTAGACGGATTGAAACTCGCTACACCTCCCTCAGTCTTCATTCCACTTTACCACCTCTCCTGCATATATAAGCATCATGTCTAGTAGTTGAGTGATTTTGCCATTATTTCTCCCCGATGTGTGGATCcaatgtggatttttttttccacgtgCCTTTTTCCTTGCGTGCAGTTTGTGTAAATTGCTTTTCCGATACCCCTCTCACCACCCATACCTCAATTTCTCACTCTGTCTGTCAGTTGCTGTTACACTCTCAGCCGGAGTGCCACCTCATTGGGCTTGTCACAATCTGTGAGCATCACCTGACTTTATAGTTTTCTCATGTCTGATTACCAACCGCAACGTCCCAGCACCTCCAAAGAAAATTTGTCACAGTTTATCAACTTTTTTTGCCAAGACAATAAATCCCCCTCACTGCTGCATTACAGCACAAGTGAAATAATGCTGAAACACAAAGGCagacaggattttttttttttattttcatactgCAGAGAAATGAACAGAAACCAGCAGTTGTCCCAAAggtatgaaagaaaaaaaaagatgaaaaatctCTGGCGTAGTCCTTTAAGTGTCTGAAATGAAAACCATCTGGTGTTGTCGGTCTGACTGTGCCAGTGTCTGACTCTGACGTATCTGTGCCGAGTGTTCCTGTAGGTAGCAGTGGGAGAGAACAgtatctcctctctcctcattcaCTGAAAATAAGATTCTGTCCTCGTCTTTGTCGGAAATGTATTGTGGCGTTGTGATTGCAGTTTGTGCTGTAGCTAGGTGCTGTGTTATATGGTGCTTCAGCGTTATTTGACTTGGAAACAATTTCTTTTAGATTAAAGCCAATACCGGATAGTAAGCGttgtgatgctgcagctcttagcGCGTATACCCTCTGGCTGTATATTAAAGGGCTGAAGACATGCTCACTGCTTGGCTGCTAAAGGATAATTCTAGTTTTGATGCACCTTGGGTCCCGGTTTCATAGATTTGGCCAACATTTCTATCAGTTTTGACAATATCTTGATTACCTGGGTAATTGCTGAGATCTGTCAATCCAATTCTAATTATATAGCACctcaaacaaattaaatgcaaTCTAAAGTGCTTTACAAGTAATTGATTAAATGTTAAAGGCACCCTGTGGCCTAGAAAAAAAAGTAACTGAAAATTTTGAAaggtaatatttacaatattaataagttTTTACTACAAATTATCAGCTTATTTCCATAACTcaataaaaaagctgttctcagaagaaaataaggtccccagaaacctgtttgaagctaaaaggAGGCAGGGATAATAATGTAACCTGTTTTGCTGTCACGGGAGTTTGTTTAAAACTTGACAGATAGTCTGACTGCGTACATTACCTGCCCTGTCAGGCTTTACTATGATCTCACACCTTTGTAATTAACTTGTTGGATACCAGTCTTGGGCCAATATTAGATATTACCAAATATCGCAATATTTGCTgtcatattttgttcatattgaACAGCTCGGATGAACAGGGAATGAAGCCGGGCTGGTGGAAGTTACTGACATAGCAGCATGCATGCACCAGGGTAACATACAGACAGGACCAGTTCACCagtttggcaatatttcagGTTTACGGTCTGAGAAAGTGGCGAGTTAAGGGATTTGAATGAGACTACATGTTGTCTTTGGCGCAAGATGACAATATTGTCTGTTGCGATATTTGAGAGGGACAACATTGTGATATAAAACTGTGGGTATTACCTATTGAGTACACTGTTACTACAAATAGTTATAAAGGCCAAAACCATGAGATAGATTCAATTTGCAATAAACCTGAAAAGTTGAGTCTGTGTGATTTGCATTTGTTCAGCTATGAGTATCACTGAGAGGTTTTTGAGTGTCAGTCATTTCCCTCGGTGCATCATATGTCATTGAAATGTAGTGTCGATGGTTTTAAAGGGCACGTCATCCACGGTAATTCACGTCCAGAAAACTGCAGCCGCACTGCTTCCTGTTGTTGCACTTCAGAAAACAACCCAATCACGGACGTTTTTTGATATACAGGGAAACGTACAGCAGCAGATTTTTGACTGATGTGGTTTGCTCGTGGACACACTCTGCatacataaatgtgttttgattgatttgttgcACTTGTTCCATGAGGGTGTGTCCTGCTGCTCTCTCAGCCCGTTATGACGTCCTCATTTCCAACCTCTTGCATCCCAAGCTGTCTGCATTTTTCCACAGAGGTGTTTCTTTCAAATGTTCTGATTAGATGGGCAGCATACTCACAGTGTGCTGTgtgactgtctctctctgtccttgtcAGATGCTGGCCACTCTGCTCATCATACGCCAGTTCCTTCAAAATGTGAAGGAGGTGCTGCAACCTTACCTGTACGAGCGCCACAAGCTGGGTGAGCTCACGCTGCGAGCTGTGTGGGACCTGCTGCTCTCAGTGCTGCTAAAATACGCCCGACTGGCAGCTGGAAAAGCCCAGGCCTCCCCGACCGACCACGCCATGCCAGGACCTGGACTGAGGGGCACCAGGCCCGGGCTGGGGCCGTCAGAAAGAAGGTCAAACTCATTATTTCAACTCTTATTCAGTAGGTTAACAGAGTAGAAACTTCAGTAAAATGTATGTGCAGGTTGCAGTGATGGGAGTTCAGAAAGAGCTGAGGAAACGGCCAGAACACCGCTGGGAGTGAGTAACGCACACATTTTGTCTGACGTCTATCTGTCTGTTGGACCCCTCTCAGGGAGAAGAAGTGTTTGAACGGGGGATGCGGGGTgcctgatgaggaggagggaggtgagagGGACGAGGCTGACAGCGGGAGGTTCAGtgagggagagacggaggaggagagtcTGATCGACTGCGGTTTGAAGCTGAGAAAAGTCAGCTTCATAGAGAAGGTAAAAGCTGTGTGATTGCATTAATGGATGATGCATTTTATTGGTTGGTCATATCGTAAAAGGTATCGTGCACATATAGTAACAACagttatcattatcattgtgTTGTCTGGTGTTGTTGTTAAGGTGGACAGACGGCCAGCCTGCACTGGGCCCCCTATGGACAACAGTTTCCTGGAGGAGGGGAGCCCCACCATGGTTGAAAAAGGAATGGACCCTGCCtctgtatttgaaatgtgtgACGACGAAGATGACAATGGCATCCATGACGTGAAGGAGCAGGGTGGGGGAGGGGCCGGTGTGGCTGAGGGAAttaatgctgctgctggtgccgctgctgccgccgccAGCACTGCCCCACTGCCTTCTGGCTCTGAGAGCAACACGTCACTGCGACACAGAAGACGGGGCAGGAGCGCAGAGAGACCTGAGCCGAAGGCGAAAAGGGAATCGTGGATGGACCCtcctgaggagagagagagcaacacgCTCACTCAGGCTGAGATGGAGAGCTGCATGCAGACTTATGCTGTAAGAAAGATTAAAGTCATTCAGTAAACTCTGCACAGGGATGGGAGCTTTACATCCCATGTTCCACGATCTGTTGAAGGGATTTGGGAAGCACAACTTCATACACGAATAGGCTCTTACAGCTTTGGCTGACTCATGCTCCTTGCCCCGATCAATACAGTTGTTTCAGAATTCTTGTTTTGAAATCTCACAAATAGATTAGCAAAATCGTATCAATACAAATGTTCATAAAAGTAGTGATTAGAGATGCATCCTAAGTTATAGGCCTGATATTTGGAAATGTATATTAACGGTTATCTAGGATAAATTAAATGGAGACAATTTTTGAATTGAAAAGTGAACAGCTATCTTATCGACATCGACCATGAGAAGCAGGTTATTATCAGTTATTGGTGTCGGCTCAAAACAAATCCATAGAGTGCTTCCCTAAGAGTCATAATTATAATCATAATGGACAATAATCCTAATAATAGTAATTGTTTGCCATTTATATATATGATTTGACCGAAGAAATTAAAGCTTTAAACTGTGGGATAATATGTGGAGGGGAAATGACAAGTATTCTTTTGTTTGCAGATGaccttgttttattttaatttaaaaaaaaactgcaacaaaTGCTCTCCTTCACTAATTAATACATGGTGTGACAAATGGAGACTGATCGTCATAACAGAATTACTTTTTATTTGGAATATTTCCCTATAGATACACATTACATTCATTTGCAGTTGGAAGCTATTAGTTCCACTTAAAATAGAGTAAATACACTTATACAAAATAACTGTAAAATGTTGTCTAGGAGTTGGTAAACAACACTTGACTCATTCTCCTCATACTTCAGGTCAGGTTTCATACATGTGGCAGTGAAGTGCTGCAACATGAATCTAACAGAAAACCTCGGccttcacagtcacatgacACTCCACACGTGTCCCACAAATGTGATGTGAACATGTTTAGAAAGGTCATACGTGACTGTATGACAGTGAAACACAGCTAACGATGTCATTTGGTGTCAAGacatgtagttttgttttcaagcTGCCATAGTAGCATTCCGCCTGTAGTTTCTTGCTAGAGCCGTGGTTTTTAATGCTCCACCTCGCCCCTCTCAGGACACCTTCCAGGACTACCAGGAGATGTTCGTCCAGTTTGGCTACGTGGTGCTCTTCTCctcggccttccctctggcggCCATGTGCGCTCTCATCAACAACATCATTGAGATCCGCAGCGATGCCTTTAAGCTCTGCACCGGTCTGCAGAGACCCTTTGGAATCAGAGTGGAGAGCATCGGCCAGTGgcaggtcagaaagtgaaaagtTAATGTGTTAATGTGAAAGTTAATCCAGGCTCATGAGGTTTCACCAAAACACAGGGGATTTAAGACAGTTGCAGTGATGTCGCCATGTGTGATAAACTCTGGCTTTGTAACAATTTTTGAAGTTACACTTTCATGTAAATTTACCTGTGTAGCTACTGATCAGTTACCACTGTGTGGCTGGAACAACTGAACAGAACATAACGAGGCCAACATCaaagtgatttttcttttttcccccctcacagACTGCGATGGAGGCCATGGGCCTGATTGCCATCATCGTGAACTGCTACCTGATTGGTCAGTGTGGTCAGCTGCAGCGACTCTTCCCGTGGCTCAGCCCTGAGATGGCCATCATCTCCATCGTCATCCTCGAGGTACCACAGCGCGTCCCTGCTAGTGTCACTGAAGTGCTTAGAGCAGTGCTTTTTCAAACCTTTTCTCAgggcagcagcagtttgtgacCCTGCACAAACTGTATGCTGATCAGAAAATGCGCCAGGTAGTTAGGCTGCAAAAAGGTTTactaatgtgtgtttgtttctaccTGCAGAGACTATTCAGTATGTTGAGGCCGATGTCTAACTCACACATCATTTATACCCACCATAATGCATATTGGGTATGACTtaagtttttaattattttgcagtaaaacaaatatttttaggCTTTATCACGTGACAATATTGGAGGGATGATTATTGAtacttaaaacaaaataataacacaataagAGTTTTGATacataatcatcagtaatgtggatataatgacaaaGTGGATAAAGACAAGTATGGGAACAATTAAAACAGTCTGGTATGATtgctgtaatgcagcctttaacaCCAAGCAATAACAAGAGTGAGGCCATGTCCTGATAAAATATCAATATGCTGTCAAAGAGCTACTTGTTGTGCAAGAATATCTAAACAATTAGATATTAAAAATGTTGTATTGAAAGAGCAAGAAAGTAATGGCAAAGTATAGGTTTGTATTtcaacaaatgaaataaaatgaaataatgatttCAGAGTTTACGAggtgcacctgaatgcaccgTTAAGTCCTGtagtccctgtgtgtgtgtgtgtgtgtgtgtgtgtgtgtgtgtgtgtgtgtgtgtgtgtggaactcCAACACAGCCAGCAGAAGAGACAGGCAGCTCACCCAGAAGTGACACAGAAATGCAGCAGAAAGTCTTATAACATAGTTGCACAGTTTTTTATTAGATGACAACTTTTGTACTAATATTTGCCCACCTGTGGCAGAGAGCCTTCCGAGATTTACACTGAAATTTAAACCCTACTAGTGCATTATCAAATTGCGCAGACAACACATCTCGCTTGCTCGCTGAGCCTCAGACATCCCCTGCCCTGCATGTATCACAGTTATTACACCCAAACAAAAAGATGTCTCCCGACAATACTGTCTGAAGTATGTGTCTGAAAGAAGCATGATATAAATGCAGTACAGAGTGAGTTTCCTGGGTTTCCAACAAGCCACTAGTTATGAAAAGCATGACCAGATGAAGTGAAGCTCTCTTCATGTTTCTCCTCTTACTTGTAACATATTTATACTTCGCTCTGCACTCTGTCACTACCTAAATTTGGAACAAGGTAAACAGCCTGCAGCTCTGTCTTGGCCTGATAAAGAAGTCATGCCTATCAGGGGGAGATTTTCACGGCCCGGATGATGTTGTGCAAGAATTAGTTCAAGTAACGTACCCTCGAAGAATATTTGGAAGGACTGTGCCCTCTGCCGCATTGTGCTTTCATTTAATTCTATTTTTCGCTTTGTTTGTCCCTGCAGCACTTCGCCATCCTCCTGAAGTACGTCATCCATGTGGCCATACCTGACATTCCTACATGGGTCCGAGAGGAGATGGCTAAACTGGATTATCAGCGCAGGGAGGCCTTTAAGgtgaacacatttaaaatgatgagACAGCACGAGACATTTTACGCCTCGAGGAAAAGTTGCAGGAGACGGATAAGGTCATGAATTTCTCAGGCACTTTGGCCAAGCCCTGAAAAGGCTTCCTCCTTATGTGCAGAGTACTTTAATATAAGATAAATCTATCGCTGTAGCCACCACAGGAGCCAACGTTTCTGCTGCAAAAATGCTGTACCGCAGCACTGCAGCTTTCTTTTTGGAGATAATTTGCTTGTTTTTAACGTCTTGCGATATTTTAGCAGTGGTACTTCTGAGGAAAACAATTTGTATAACATAGGCTGTAGTGGCCCCTGCAGTACTAACGCAGGACTCTTAGCAAGGCATTTGTTCGATTGGGTCCCACTGCAGTATTGTAATGGTTAGCTGGCGTAGTGCTGATTCTAGTAAATACATTGTGGGAATGTTTCCCTTCCTCTGCAGAAGCACGAGCGTCAGGCCCAGCAGCATtaccagcagctgcagaggaggaagagggaggaggaggagaggcagaggcaggCGGAGCACATGGCCCGCAGGGAGAGGGAGCGGGACGAGAGCAAAGGTGACTCCTCCGGGGATCACCACCACGACAAAAGTCACGGCAGCAAATCACGTCCCGGGAGTGGAGGCGGAGGCGGCAGCGGGTCGGACAAGCCCAAGAGGCCCAGCTCTCTGTTAGCCAACAATAACGTGATGAAGCTGAAGCAGATCATCCCGCTGCAGAGTAAGTTCTCCTCCAGTGGTGCCCGCTCCCCTCAGTCACCCACTGGGAATGAGCCGAAGCTGCCCGGGTTCCTCAGCTTCAAATTCCTCAAGTCACCTGAGAATAAGAAGGAAGGTGCGGCAGCTTCTGCGGCTGCCGCCACGACAGCTAACACCACAGCGACAgcatcgtcatcgtcatcgtcatcatcaggTAGCAGCTCTCAGGAGCGTTCTCAGTCACCCAGTAAAGCCTTCAACCCTGGGAAACTGTTTAATTTTGGGAAATCTGACGGGGGGACATGCGTGAACGGGGCCCCGCCGTCCAGATCAGGGGAAGGATCATCATCACAGGCATCAGAAAG from Sparus aurata chromosome 11, fSpaAur1.1, whole genome shotgun sequence includes the following:
- the ano8b gene encoding anoctamin-8 isoform X1; the protein is MPDAGTGAAAASGATTAGDGTESSRHRHRAQQGDAERPEPGAAPPQASSGVLDKLFGKRLLQAGRHIMSHKSWMKTVPTENCDVLMTFADTTDDHTLLWLLNHIRLGIPELIIQIRHHKHTRVYAFFVTATYENLLRGAEEMGLRKAVKPEFGGGTRSFSCEEDYIYENIESELCFFTSQERQSIIKYWMDNLRAKPGEVLHNINFLEGQPIIPELSARGVIQQVFPLHEQRILSQLMKSWVQAVCEKQPLDDICDYFGVKIAMYFAWLGFYTTSMLYPAVIGFVLWMLTESDQTSRDICCVVFALFNVVWATLFLERWKRRGAELAYKWGTLDTPAESLEEPRPQFRGVKRCSPITGCEEFYYPPWRRRLFRWLVSLPICILCLCFVFLVMLICFELQEFVMGIKEMPRLARFIPKIMLAITVTACDEVYRKIACWLNDMENYRLQSAYEKNLIIKMVLFQFVNSYLSLFYIGFYLKDMERLKEMLATLLIIRQFLQNVKEVLQPYLYERHKLGELTLRAVWDLLLSVLLKYARLAAGKAQASPTDHAMPGPGLRGTRPGLGPSERREKKCLNGGCGVPDEEEGGERDEADSGRFSEGETEEESLIDCGLKLRKVSFIEKSGVVVKVDRRPACTGPPMDNSFLEEGSPTMVEKGMDPASVFEMCDDEDDNGIHDVKEQGGGGAGVAEGINAAAGAAAAAASTAPLPSGSESNTSLRHRRRGRSAERPEPKAKRESWMDPPEERESNTLTQAEMESCMQTYADTFQDYQEMFVQFGYVVLFSSAFPLAAMCALINNIIEIRSDAFKLCTGLQRPFGIRVESIGQWQTAMEAMGLIAIIVNCYLIGQCGQLQRLFPWLSPEMAIISIVILEHFAILLKYVIHVAIPDIPTWVREEMAKLDYQRREAFKKHERQAQQHYQQLQRRKREEEERQRQAEHMARRERERDESKGDSSGDHHHDKSHGSKSRPGSGGGGGSGSDKPKRPSSLLANNNVMKLKQIIPLQSKFSSSGARSPQSPTGNEPKLPGFLSFKFLKSPENKKEGAAASAAAATTANTTATASSSSSSSSGSSSQERSQSPSKAFNPGKLFNFGKSDGGTCVNGAPPSRSGEGSSSQASERQASRSDLNGVPDEIPSPGGEGSENGHSTDLDPAGSKV
- the ano8b gene encoding anoctamin-8 isoform X2, which produces MPDAGTGAAAASGATTAGDGTESSRHRHRAQQGDAERPEPGAAPPQASSGVLDKLFGKRLLQAGRHIMSHKSWMKTVPTENCDVLMTFADTTDDHTLLWLLNHIRLGIPELIIQIRHHKHTRVYAFFVTATYENLLRGAEEMGLRKAVKPEFGGGTRSFSCEEDYIYENIESELCFFTSQERQSIIKYWMDNLRAKPGEVLHNINFLEGQPIIPELSARGVIQQVFPLHEQRILSQLMKSWVQAVCEKQPLDDICDYFGVKIAMYFAWLGFYTTSMLYPAVIGFVLWMLTESDQTSRDICCVVFALFNVVWATLFLERWKRRGAELAYKWGTLDTPAESLEEPRPQFRGVKRCSPITGCEEFYYPPWRRRLFRWLVSLPICILCLCFVFLVMLICFELQEFVMGIKEMPRLARFIPKIMLAITVTACDEVYRKIACWLNDMENYRLQSAYEKNLIIKMVLFQFVNSYLSLFYIGFYLKDMERLKEMLATLLIIRQFLQNVKEVLQPYLYERHKLGELTLRAVWDLLLSVLLKYARLAAGKAQASPTDHAMPGPGLRGTRPGLGPSERREKKCLNGGCGVPDEEEGGERDEADSGRFSEGETEEESLIDCGLKLRKVSFIEKVDRRPACTGPPMDNSFLEEGSPTMVEKGMDPASVFEMCDDEDDNGIHDVKEQGGGGAGVAEGINAAAGAAAAAASTAPLPSGSESNTSLRHRRRGRSAERPEPKAKRESWMDPPEERESNTLTQAEMESCMQTYADTFQDYQEMFVQFGYVVLFSSAFPLAAMCALINNIIEIRSDAFKLCTGLQRPFGIRVESIGQWQTAMEAMGLIAIIVNCYLIGQCGQLQRLFPWLSPEMAIISIVILEHFAILLKYVIHVAIPDIPTWVREEMAKLDYQRREAFKKHERQAQQHYQQLQRRKREEEERQRQAEHMARRERERDESKGDSSGDHHHDKSHGSKSRPGSGGGGGSGSDKPKRPSSLLANNNVMKLKQIIPLQSKFSSSGARSPQSPTGNEPKLPGFLSFKFLKSPENKKEGAAASAAAATTANTTATASSSSSSSSGSSSQERSQSPSKAFNPGKLFNFGKSDGGTCVNGAPPSRSGEGSSSQASERQASRSDLNGVPDEIPSPGGEGSENGHSTDLDPAGSKV
- the ano8b gene encoding anoctamin-8 isoform X3 produces the protein MFENVLQRGRAVWNQIKLSQLLYKLFGKRLLQAGRHIMSHKSWMKTVPTENCDVLMTFADTTDDHTLLWLLNHIRLGIPELIIQIRHHKHTRVYAFFVTATYENLLRGAEEMGLRKAVKPEFGGGTRSFSCEEDYIYENIESELCFFTSQERQSIIKYWMDNLRAKPGEVLHNINFLEGQPIIPELSARGVIQQVFPLHEQRILSQLMKSWVQAVCEKQPLDDICDYFGVKIAMYFAWLGFYTTSMLYPAVIGFVLWMLTESDQTSRDICCVVFALFNVVWATLFLERWKRRGAELAYKWGTLDTPAESLEEPRPQFRGVKRCSPITGCEEFYYPPWRRRLFRWLVSLPICILCLCFVFLVMLICFELQEFVMGIKEMPRLARFIPKIMLAITVTACDEVYRKIACWLNDMENYRLQSAYEKNLIIKMVLFQFVNSYLSLFYIGFYLKDMERLKEMLATLLIIRQFLQNVKEVLQPYLYERHKLGELTLRAVWDLLLSVLLKYARLAAGKAQASPTDHAMPGPGLRGTRPGLGPSERREKKCLNGGCGVPDEEEGGERDEADSGRFSEGETEEESLIDCGLKLRKVSFIEKSGVVVKVDRRPACTGPPMDNSFLEEGSPTMVEKGMDPASVFEMCDDEDDNGIHDVKEQGGGGAGVAEGINAAAGAAAAAASTAPLPSGSESNTSLRHRRRGRSAERPEPKAKRESWMDPPEERESNTLTQAEMESCMQTYADTFQDYQEMFVQFGYVVLFSSAFPLAAMCALINNIIEIRSDAFKLCTGLQRPFGIRVESIGQWQTAMEAMGLIAIIVNCYLIGQCGQLQRLFPWLSPEMAIISIVILEHFAILLKYVIHVAIPDIPTWVREEMAKLDYQRREAFKKHERQAQQHYQQLQRRKREEEERQRQAEHMARRERERDESKGDSSGDHHHDKSHGSKSRPGSGGGGGSGSDKPKRPSSLLANNNVMKLKQIIPLQSKFSSSGARSPQSPTGNEPKLPGFLSFKFLKSPENKKEGAAASAAAATTANTTATASSSSSSSSGSSSQERSQSPSKAFNPGKLFNFGKSDGGTCVNGAPPSRSGEGSSSQASERQASRSDLNGVPDEIPSPGGEGSENGHSTDLDPAGSKV